The sequence below is a genomic window from Alphaproteobacteria bacterium.
TACAATATCGCTTTCCTGTATGTTCTTTGGGGCCATCATCAAATACATGGCCCAAATGTCCTCCACAGCGTGAACAAACAACCTCTGTTCGTGGCCAAGCCCAACCCGTAAGACCCCCTCGATCCTCTTTTTCTATAACACTCGTGGGGGTGATGGGCGCCCAAAAGCTTGGCCAGCCAGTGCCAGAATCAAACTTAGTCTCTGAACTATAAAGGGGATGGTCACCCCCACAGCATGCGCAAGTATACGTCCCCTTTTCAAAGAAATGGTCATATTTACCAGATCGTGGGGCCTCCGTACCCTTTTGACGACATATATTATACACTTCGGGTTTCAGATGCTTTTTCCAAAATTCATCCGGCTTATTCATATAATCTATCGTCATATCTACGTCTTTCCTGATCGTCATATTATTAACATCTGAGCACATCCCCATGGTGAACAACCCAGTTAAAATTACAAGATATATTATGAGTTTTGCGACCATCCTCAAACCTCGTTTCTCAATGACACAACAAGATTACATTATCACACTAAAGTTAAATTATGATAAAGAATATAATCCTTCGGACATTAGGTTTTTATTAAGTTTTTGTATGTATTCTTAAATATTGTAAGTGAAAGTCATGGCGAACAGAAAGTTAGCCATATAACCAATGTCAAAGTTAATAATAATTTGACAAAACTTTTGAAAGGAAAAGATAATGACAACGCAAATCGGAACATTTATTCCCCTACAATCACATAACTCTGGTTGGGGTTCAAATAGATTAAATCATGTTGGAAGCTTTGGCATTCCTGGTTGGAACCCAAATTCAATCCTTGGACAAAATCTTTCTCACAACCCACAAAATTCAGCATTTCTTATAGCTCCAGCAGCTGGATTTTCTTGTGGAACTGCTCTTGGTGAAATTTCACAAAACATTTTGCCAAATTGCTCAACAGTAGCTTTCGTTCCAAGCCAGGGTCAAATTTCTGGTCCTTCTTTTGCTCCAGTAAGTGCCCCTCTTCATGGAATGAATCCAGCAGCTCTTCTTGGCTTAACACCTGCTCTTCAAGGTCTAAACCAAGGTTTGGCTGGTCTATCACATTCATTTGCAACAGAATTGTCTGAAAACAATCAAGAGTACGTTGTTGCTGTAGATGTACCAGGAATTGAAATCCAAGATCTTGATATTTCATTGTCTGGGAACACAATTCATATTAATGGTGTTCGTAAAGAATGTCATGAAGCATCAACTTTAGCATACTCAGAAGTTGCTCGTGGATGCATTTCACGCGCGATTGCTGTACCTTTTGATATAAGCCCAAGCAAAGCAATCAATACATCATTGGAAAATGGTGTTTTGAAAATCCGCATTGCAAAGGAAGCTCAGTCCGAAAGAAAATCAACAGCTCGTAAAGTAAAAATTGGCTAATGATTAAAATCCCATCCTGAATATCTGTTCAGGATGGGACTTCGAATTCTAAATATCATTGGATATAGTTCCATCTTAGCTTGGTGAATTGACCTTTTAACTTATGTCGTTATACCTTGTATCAAGCTCGCAGCTGAAGGTGCTAAGTTTCCTGCTACGACAACAACACCCACATTCATATTCAACCGTGGTCCGTATAGTTTCAAGACTGTTACTGGCTTTACATTAATGTTAAATGTAACGGAAGTGCCACCAGATACGGTCGTCATATCTTCATGACTTAATTCATTTGCTAGTTCTAACATTTATTCCCTCCTTTATTTTATGTACGGAAAGTTCCCAGGGCTCTTCTCAGAGCACCTGGGATTTTCTGCACAAACCATATCATTTAAAAGGCTGATGTATTTCCCATTGTGATACTTTGAGCTACTAAAACGTCAATTGAATTGCCTCCACCTATTAATTTATTGCGCTCTACTTCTACTTTTGAATAGTTCTTGTTACTAATATCAATTTTAGCTGTATATTTCTTGTTGGTGCCGCCAAAGAATCCACCTGAAATTTCTTCAAGAATCATATCATTAAGTTCTAACATCGGTTCCTCCATATATTTTCTATTTATGACTTGTGAATAAAACCATTTTACTCACACTTACGATTGGTAAAATAGGACGATAATTGAAATAGTCAAGAACTTAAATTAAATTTTTTTATTATTTAATATTTATATATACGCAAAAGACGTCTATTGATGTTTTTACGTTATATTGGAAGGAGAATTTAAAGAGGTATATTGCCGTTTTGTCTAAGAAAACGGATTTATAAAGAGAAAGTCAGAGCCCAATGTAACAATACGGCTATATCCCTTATACAAGGCAAGCCCCCTACCTAACTTCATGAGCTAGGCAAAGTCTGCGTGACGGAAACCGTAATGACACCACAACCTGTATTGCCCTGCTTAACAACATTACTTATATTGCAGTTAACAATACTCACAGAAACACTCCGACTTCTACCACCACCTATGACAGTCTCAAGGACTTCATCATCAAGTTCAATCATATTTATATTAAGCATGAAAACCTCCTATATCTGATAAATGGATAACGTAATTTATTTACAGACTTACGTTTACATATTACAATATAGGATTCCCATTACAAAAGTAAATACTTTGTTAATATTTGGTTAATTATATATTAACTAACAACAACTCTTATTATTAGTCAATTTGTTTGACACGACCTGGCGTAGCCTTAAGGATTATCTTTTTACAATAATACTTTAAGTAAAAATTTTTAAAGTCTTTATCGTATGAAAGATTCAAAATTTTTATTGAGTATTTTTCTTATATCAGATAACAATATACGCACAGTCCTTAATGATTGTCTTTAATGACAATATTCGACATGTTACTGTTAGATATAACCACTTTATACTTTTTTAAGAAATTTGAGCTCCAACCGCCCGAAATCGCTTCTAGATCCATTTCATTTATTTCTACCATAACACACTCCATTAAATTTATATTTTTTATCACCATATGAGGATGCATGCCGATTTGAACCCCTAATCCTTGATCCAAATCGGCATCACGAGAGCTTGAAAAGCCTTTCAAATTACGGCTAAACAACACCTACGCATCAGGATGAATTACAATGAGCAATCAGAAATTACATTTCGATACTCTGGAACACCCCAATGTCAATAGATCCGTAAATTGTATTATTTGATATATTAATAATACTAATATTGTTATTTGTAATATAAGTAGGCCCATAAAAGTTATTTACACGAGTTGGTGTAGAGGCTACTGTTGTAGATCCACCTCCTCCACCGTAACCTGGTGAGTTATTATATGTATGGAACCCACCTCCAACAACACTTTCCATCTGCTTTTCACTTAATTCTGTATATAAATTTGTTTTCATGATAATCCTCCTGCAATTATTAAGTTTTGTTCATAAAGTTTGCTTATTCACATTTGTTTTTTGTGCTTTTTTATATTTTGCTTATTTGGGAGACAGACTTCCCAGACATAAGTAATCATGCCTGGGAAGCTATTTGTGCTTTTTTATTATTTAAAATACTGATGTATTTCCCATGTCGATGCTCTGAGCAACAAGAACGTCTATTGAGTTATTTAGACCAAAGAGTTTGTTTTTTTCAATTTCTACAGTTGACTTGTTTGAATTTTTAATTTCAATTTTTCCCTTTTTGGTTGTACGTGAACCCCAACCACCAGATACTGCTTCAAGCATTGTTTCATTTAATTCCAACATCGTTTCCTCCATTTATTGCTATTTAATCCCAACGAACAAAAACCATTTTCATTCGCGCTTACAATTGGTAAGATAGGACGCTAAAACAAATAGTCAACAAGTTGTCTCAAATTTTTTTTAAATATTGACATAATTCTATTCAAACCCTTTGTTTGCCTGCAACATAATTTAGTTAAATTTTTATTAGATATAAATGACGAAGGGAATTCTATACTTAAACTGCTATATCTCTATCCTTTTGGATACTCTGAAGGAAATAGTCTAACATCCTGTCCTTGCTCTAATTGGTAAGTTGCTGGATTTTGAGCATGCTCTACGATTTTTCCCTTCTCCAAAACGATCAGTCGATCCGCACTTCTAATTGTAGATGACCGGTGGGCAACCGTGATCCTTGTGATCGGAAGCTTCTTTAAGGTAGTTAGGATGATATCCTGGCTAAAGTTATCAAGGGCACTGGTTGCCTCATCTAGCAGGATCAGCGATATTGGTTTTGCTAAACACCGAGCCAGCACCAAGCGTTGACGTTGGCCCATAGAGAAAGTGCGCCCATCCCCCATAATAATGGTGTGCAAGCCCATCGGCATATTGACAACATCATCATGAATGGCAACAAGCTTTAAAAGGGACTCCATTTCCTGCTCTGTTATATTGGGATTGGAAGCACGCAAGTTATCATAGATACTTCCCGGCAAGAGTTGCGTATGCTGCAAGACCGTCGCAATTTGGCTTCGAGTTGTCGGCATATCAAGGTTTTGAATGGGAATATCGTCTATTAAGATTGTTCCCTTGTTACACTTTTCAAGGCCAAGCATCAGCTTGATGAGGGTCGACTTTCCAGCCCCTGAAGGGCCCACAATCGCCACCCACTCCCCAGGATTAATCGTAAAGCTCACATTATCAAGGGTGAGTGGCCCTGAAGCATCATAATGGAAGCTCACGTTTTGAAAGGTAATTTTGCCTGTCAGGAGCGTCTGGATCTTCTTTGGTCCATCTTGTTCTCCTCTTTCAAGTAGAATTGGCCTAACCCGTTCTAAATGCGGAATTAAATGGAGGAGACGATCTATAACCCCAAGCATCCCCATAAGAGAACCAAAGTATTGACCAACTGCCATCTGAAGGGCAATAAACTTACCAATACTTAACGCAGGCTTAAGGGGAGCCAAAGGCGTGTTCCCAATCATCAGAAAGTATATAGACACCATAATAAAGAGAGGGAATATAAATTCTAATATATGATAAATTACCAAGATATATTGTGCCCCTAAAAAGTGGTTTGTTTTGCTAAACTCCATATTTAACCACTTCTGAAAGACACGCTTTTGGGCATTCGATGTTTTAATTTTGACAACACTTCGTATAGCTTCAAAGAGGAAGCTCAGCAACTTGGCATTCGTCTGAGTAATAGATCTATGGTGGTTAATCATCCGACGGATCAGGTATACGCTCACAGCTCCAAAAGCGAGAGTCGCAAGAAATACAATAAGTCCCAGCATTGGCATGTAATATGTTATGAAACCCAATATAACGACTGAAAAAACACCTTGAGAGAGGGCATTCATTGAAGATGTGGTTAGTTCTTTTTGAACCTGATCAACCGCCACCAGTCGATCATGCAGATCCCCTAATCTGAAAATCTTAAAGAAGTTTAAAGGAAATGATAGCACACGGTTCCACAAAGCTGATTCAAGAAAGGCACTGCTCTTCACTTGAAACCGGATCATTGTAAAATTTTGCACAACTTTAAAGGCCATACCCCCGATAGCTGCCGCAAGAAGGCCCATAAAGACTTGATCAATCAAGCTATATTGACGTAATTTAACGACATCATCGAATATAACACCAGATAGGTACGGCTGTAATAGCATCAATAGCCCAATAGCCAGTTGTAAAAGGATAAATCGCTTCCACTCAGCCCGGGTTTCCTTAACAGCCATTTTTGCCATGCTGATGATTGTTTTGGACTCTTGAGGCCATTTTTTGTAGAGGGCAAAGCCCATTACGTCCAAATGTTTCATCCGTTCGGCATCAAGTGGGTCATGCTTTCCAGACTCTGGTTCATAAATGTAGGGGAGTTCATCTTTATAATAAATTAGCCCTGGCATGGATGTTCCAGCCGTGAAAACAAGAAGAGGGTTAGATTCCGCCGATAAATTAAGGTTATGAACGTTCACTTCTCTCGTCATGAAGCCACAGGTATCCGCTATTCTATTAATGGCCTCCTCAATGGTTCTGGCAAACGGGTCCAAAGACGGCTTTGCGTGAATATTATTCATATAAGCAAGTGCTTCAAAACAAGCCAAGAGGGCTTCCTCATAACTAAAGGCACCTAAGTTTGGAAACATGGCTTCCTTTAATTTGGGCGCCGCCTTAAACAACGGGTCACTAAATGGAAAGCCTTGTTGATCTTTCATAACACAACCTCTTAATATCAATAATTATTTCGCCTGTCTCATTCTGTCTCTAGTTCCATAAGGTCCTTAAATATGCCTCGCTTCTTAGCAAGCTGCTTGGGTGTCCCACTTTGGCTTAAAGTTCCATTGTCAATCACATAGACCATATCCGAATTTTGAATTGTTGAAAGTCTATGGGCAATGATCACGGTCGTAATATCCAGCTTACTCAACGATTCAAAGATATGTGATTCATTTGGTATATCCAGGGAACTTGTCGCTTCATCGAGAATTAACACATCCGTCTTTCGAAGAATTGTTCGGGCAATCTCTAAGCGTTGACGTTGTCCACCACTCAATGTCGCCCCATTTTCTCCAACGGGGCAGTATAACAGCCCCCGTGGCAACAACTCATCATATAAACCGACAAGTCTAAGAGACTCGACGAGCACGTCATCCTCAACATTCTTATTCCAAGACGTCAGATTGTCACGAATCGTGCCATCAAATAGGTAGATATCTTGGTCAACAAGAGAGATTCTCTTGTTTCTGTGTTCAACATTTACTTCTTGGATGGGGTTGCCATCCCAAAGTATTTCTCCGGATGTAATAGGGTATAAGCCACAAATAATCTTTGAAATTGTTGATTTACCAGACCCACTAACCCCAACAAAGGCAACAGTCTTTCCACGGGGAATCACCAAGCTTAACTTATTGAAAATAGGCGCATCCAAAGGCGCATAGCCAAAAGTGACATCTTTCAGAACAATTTCCTTCTTTAAAGCCGGCAAGTCGATTTGAGGCGTAGAAACCTTACGCGTGGCCGTGGTCATTTCTTCCCATGTCTCGTGGCCTAAAATATCATTGAAGCGATTGATCGAAGCCTTGATCTTCTCAATTTTACTCGAGAAATCCAAGAGAGTCATAACAGGACCGTCCAAATAGTTCGCTAAGATGATAAAGGCCATAAGCGTACCAATGGTGATCTCCTCCCCCATAATCAGATAGGTACCGCGGAAAAGCAAACCCACGGTCATCAGCGTCGCAAATCCCATCATCCATATACTTGTCCGTTGATCTACGAAGGCTACTTTTTGATGGTTATTTAAAAGCGCATCATGGTTTGCTGCCCAATTTTTAAAGAACACACGTTCTAAATTATTGGCCTTTAAGGTATCAATCATCTCAAGGCCATTCATTGCAACGCCTGAAACTTTACCAAATTGTTGCTGATACTCGATGTTTGTTTCTCGAATGCTATTGCGGCTGAAGTAAAAGACCAGGATCCTCAAAGCAATGAAAATGAGCATAATCAAGAACATGGCTGGTGATAGTAAACTTAAAACAATCGTAAAAACCATTATGCCAAATATATTTGATAAGGCTCCCATAATCTCGAGAGACAAAAGGTTTGACAATTCTTCCGCTGAGGAAAGACGGGACAAAATGTCACCGCTGAACCTTTGGTCAAAGAACCGAAGCGGCAGGTAAAAAAGCTTATGAACAACGAGACTCTCAAGACTTAATTTAAAGTGGATGCTAAGGCGCACCAGCAACCGTTGGTGCAACGCCATAATAAACGATTGCAATGCAACACATCCAACCAAAATTATAGTCATGGGAATAAGCCAATAGGCCAGATTTTTCACAAGAATATAGTCGATGAATACTTTGCTCGAAAAAGCAAGAACGAGACTCGGTAGGACCTGCAAAATGCTCAAAAGGCAAGCTGCAACAATCCCACTAAACCCATTCTCAAGGGAGGCAACAAGAAACTTTGCCAAAGCATTGGGTTGTGACTTTGTGGTGAACCCCTTGGCCGGCGAGAGGACAAGAATAATACCTGTAAAATTGCGATTAAACTCATCGTACGTAACGCGCCTGCGCCCCGTCGCTGGGTCGTTAATATAGAAATAATTTCCCTCACGCCCTTCAAAAACGACGAAATGGTCAAAATTCCAGTGGATAACCGCTGGAAGCGTGCAATTTTCTAAGTCGTCAATATTATGGACGCTATACCCTTTTGCCGTCATGTTGTATTGGCGGGCTGCGCGTACGATATGGCTCGCCTTACTTCCGTCGCGAGAGACGCCACAAGCGATACGGGCCTCCTCCGCTGTTAATTCATGACGATAATAAGCCAAAATAATGGAAAAACAAATAGATCCACACTCAGTTGCTTCCATCTGTAGAAACGTCGGGGTGCGATGTATCTTATGTGACCTTAAGGCTCTGATGTAAAGGACAAGATCTGACCAATTTTGTTGCAGTTTCTCCTTCGTCTTTACTAACCCATTGTATATCTTAGGTGTTCTTTTATGGAGGAAGGTAGTGATGACCGTTAGATACGGTTTCATGCGCTTGTGAAGCTTCTTATTCCATTTCCCTATGAGAGAATTAAAGGGTCGCAAGCCTCTGGCCACTTTCCTTTTTTGCTTTATAAGAAAAGCACCACAAGGTTTTAGTTTTTTGCCAACTTTCTTCATCACTTTAAATTGGAATGAAAAGTAAGGCCTCAGAAATTTAACAGCCTTCTTTTTCTCTTTCCCAAAGAACGATGGTAAATTAATAAGCCCTAGAATAAACTTCTTCTTCACCCTTTTAGAAAGAGACTTCCAGGAACTCTTAAATGACTTTGCTGACGATAGCTTCCATTGTTTCATGACGTCATCTCAATAGTTTTTTTGATCTCTGGAATGATAATTTCAAATGGGGAACGGCGCTCCACAATCACACGGCCGTAAATCCATGTTCCAGGGGTTAGTTTAAATTGCTCAATCGTTGCTTTAGAGGCCTTTGTTGGATCCTTTGTAATTTTAACACGGGCACTGATCGGAGGACTTGCTTCTGTGAATTTTTTAACCAACTCCTCATTTTGCAATGTCGACATCAAGCTTCGAACAGTTTCTGGATAAGGCGATACATCCATCACTTCTCCTTGAACATAACCAACATTCTCTTTTTCAAGGTGAGTTGGAATCATATAGACTTTCATGCCAACCTTAACCTCTTTTCCTTCAAGCGGATTTAGGTAAATCAACGCTTCAAGCTGATCTTCATCACCTTGACTGACGGTCAACAATGGCTCATTGGCTGGTACATTATCTCTAACCTTATGGTAGATCCCGGTAACCCTCCCTGTTATAGGGCTTCTAATTGTCTTTGTTGTCTCTTGGCGTGTCTTCAAATCATTAAGACCCCGTTCTTCATCTCCAAGCTTCAAAGCGATCTCCCGCTCTTTTTGATCCCAGTTCTCTTGATCAACCATAAGTTCTTTTTGAAGCTGCACGAGTTTTTCCTTATTTCTCGTGGCATCTTCCCTTAAGGCATTGAGCTTGCTTTCAGCATCCAGCACGTTTTGATGGCTTGCATAGCCCTTTTCCAACATGGCCCTTTGCTTTTGTAAATTGTGTTCCAAATGATTTCTGAATTCAACTTTTGAAGTGTCGCTGTCTTCAATGATTTTCTTTTGCTTCTCATAATTAATCTTTTTTTCTTTGATGCTGATCTCGGCCTCCTTTGTGAGATCTTCTTGCTTCTTTCTTAAATCAGCAATATAAGCAGACCGAACTTCAATGTTTTTAGAAATCTCTGGATTATCAAGCAAAACAAGCACTTGATCCTTTTCAACGTATTGGCCTGACTTCACGTTCAGCTCTTTAATTGTATTAAAACCCTCAGGTGAGTTAATGCTTTTAAAAACACCTTCCTTAGGTATCAAAATCCCTTGACCCTGAATCGTAATCGGAATGCTTCCCCAAAATAGCCACCCTAGACCCATCACCATGGCAACAACAAAGACAATGATCAAAATCCAAGTGCCCGACCCAATCACTTTGATGAGCTTATTCACATCATTTGGAGTCGATATATATGCCAAGGCCTCATCGCGAAAAATGGGTTGCGATTCAACTAGTTGTTTTGAATGAGAATTTTCGTGTGAAGAATCTGTCATTTTACCATTTCTCTACTGCTTGGGTTTCTAATATCCTTTCTAAATTGTAAGAGAAGTTTGCTAATTATTCGTTAACTGTGGAATGAGAGAGAGATTGAATTCATAATTAAATACACTGCTTTTTCGGTTACCATTGGACATGCAGGATTAGTTTTTCTTACCAAACACCAGATTGTTGCGGAAGAATTTAACTTATTATTTACACCTATTGATTTTTTATCTTTTAAATATATATTTTATATTAGAAACAGGCATTGTTGGCTCTGATTTGGGTATTTCATTCAAGGGATAGAGTGAGAATATAATTGCTCACCTTCGATAGCTAATAGGAGAAGAAAAATGGCTAATATTCTGAAAATCTTTTCAAACAGTCTCGTTCAAGGCACAGATGATGACGATTTCATCACGGTCCTTGCCGGAAACGCAACCATTGAGGGTAAGCTTGGGAATGACAAGATCATTACCCTTATTGGTAACAACACCATTTATGGAGATCTGAGCGCGGTTACAGTTTCAGCTGTGGGGGGAATTAATACCCCTGTTACGGGTGGAAATATAACGGCGACTTATGGAAATGACTGTGTCTATGCGGGACTTGGCAATGACATCGTTGTGGGCGATGTGGGAAATATTCTTCTGCGAGCAAAAGCTGGAAGTACCATATCTGCACTTATCGCCAGCAACGCAAATGCCTTGTTGGAAAATGTTTCCCTCACCATGGGCATAGATACTTTATACGGCGGATTGGGCGATGATAGCCTTTATGGCGATGTACGGACAATGAACCTTGAGTCACTTGCGGGCACGGCTAACAACCCCACTGCAGGTAACCAATCCGCTAACTCGCGCATTCAAGGTGTTACATTCCTAGGAGCTACTGACTATCTTTATGGAGGTAGTGGGAACGACGTTCTTCATGGCGACATTGGTAGCCTGAATTTACTGGCCCAAAGTAACGACGCATTAGGCGCTGACGACCAATCAATTGCTTTTATTAGAGCGCAGTCAGTTCCCCTAACAAACGTATTCACCATGGGCAACGATAGTCTTTATGGGGACAACGGAAACGATACCCTTTTTGGAGATATTGGCATTATCAGTTTAAAATCCCTTGGCGGTACAGTGAATGGTGGCATCTCTGCGCAATCACAAATTTTAGGTAATACGTTCAACATGGGCAGCGATGAGCTTCATGGGGGAAATGAAGATGATAATATTTATGGAGACGTTGGTAAAGTTGCATTGTTTCTCCAAGGTGGAAATACATCCTCATCATTTTCAAGTAGTATAGCATTTATCAGATTTGTAAATTCTTCACTGCCCGTTCTTCTCGATATGGGTGATGATCATCTTTATGGGGACAATGGCAATGACAAGCTGATTGGTGATATAGGAACTGTGACGATTAATAACACAGCCCGTTTAAATAGTGCAGCTGTTGTCGTAACAAATTTTCTTATGGGAAATGATACCCTTGAGAGCGGTAATGGAGATGATTTTCTTTGGGGGGATGTGACATCAATTGAACTTATTGGGGATGGAGGAATAACCGATGGAAATGGAAGTCCTTTTTCAGGTGCGATAACCGGATCCAGTTTCAGTATGGGGATTGATAC
It includes:
- a CDS encoding ATP-binding cassette domain-containing protein; this translates as MKQWKLSSAKSFKSSWKSLSKRVKKKFILGLINLPSFFGKEKKKAVKFLRPYFSFQFKVMKKVGKKLKPCGAFLIKQKRKVARGLRPFNSLIGKWNKKLHKRMKPYLTVITTFLHKRTPKIYNGLVKTKEKLQQNWSDLVLYIRALRSHKIHRTPTFLQMEATECGSICFSIILAYYRHELTAEEARIACGVSRDGSKASHIVRAARQYNMTAKGYSVHNIDDLENCTLPAVIHWNFDHFVVFEGREGNYFYINDPATGRRRVTYDEFNRNFTGIILVLSPAKGFTTKSQPNALAKFLVASLENGFSGIVAACLLSILQVLPSLVLAFSSKVFIDYILVKNLAYWLIPMTIILVGCVALQSFIMALHQRLLVRLSIHFKLSLESLVVHKLFYLPLRFFDQRFSGDILSRLSSAEELSNLLSLEIMGALSNIFGIMVFTIVLSLLSPAMFLIMLIFIALRILVFYFSRNSIRETNIEYQQQFGKVSGVAMNGLEMIDTLKANNLERVFFKNWAANHDALLNNHQKVAFVDQRTSIWMMGFATLMTVGLLFRGTYLIMGEEITIGTLMAFIILANYLDGPVMTLLDFSSKIEKIKASINRFNDILGHETWEEMTTATRKVSTPQIDLPALKKEIVLKDVTFGYAPLDAPIFNKLSLVIPRGKTVAFVGVSGSGKSTISKIICGLYPITSGEILWDGNPIQEVNVEHRNKRISLVDQDIYLFDGTIRDNLTSWNKNVEDDVLVESLRLVGLYDELLPRGLLYCPVGENGATLSGGQRQRLEIARTILRKTDVLILDEATSSLDIPNESHIFESLSKLDITTVIIAHRLSTIQNSDMVYVIDNGTLSQSGTPKQLAKKRGIFKDLMELETE
- a CDS encoding Hsp20/alpha crystallin family protein, with translation MTTQIGTFIPLQSHNSGWGSNRLNHVGSFGIPGWNPNSILGQNLSHNPQNSAFLIAPAAGFSCGTALGEISQNILPNCSTVAFVPSQGQISGPSFAPVSAPLHGMNPAALLGLTPALQGLNQGLAGLSHSFATELSENNQEYVVAVDVPGIEIQDLDISLSGNTIHINGVRKECHEASTLAYSEVARGCISRAIAVPFDISPSKAINTSLENGVLKIRIAKEAQSERKSTARKVKIG
- a CDS encoding calcium-binding protein — encoded protein: MANILKIFSNSLVQGTDDDDFITVLAGNATIEGKLGNDKIITLIGNNTIYGDLSAVTVSAVGGINTPVTGGNITATYGNDCVYAGLGNDIVVGDVGNILLRAKAGSTISALIASNANALLENVSLTMGIDTLYGGLGDDSLYGDVRTMNLESLAGTANNPTAGNQSANSRIQGVTFLGATDYLYGGSGNDVLHGDIGSLNLLAQSNDALGADDQSIAFIRAQSVPLTNVFTMGNDSLYGDNGNDTLFGDIGIISLKSLGGTVNGGISAQSQILGNTFNMGSDELHGGNEDDNIYGDVGKVALFLQGGNTSSSFSSSIAFIRFVNSSLPVLLDMGDDHLYGDNGNDKLIGDIGTVTINNTARLNSAAVVVTNFLMGNDTLESGNGDDFLWGDVTSIELIGDGGITDGNGSPFSGAITGSSFSMGIDTLKGGSGNDILYGDVGSFTYSLKSGTITSSNTDPDAEAETGSGAGPINALILNMGDDTLLSGESGNDVIYGDVGAMSLNLQAGNNFSIASTLNFAVASFISDGIFTMGNDTLDGGNGNDQLYGDLGSLSISLINGTGPGSGTAINNTILQFGNDTLIGGSGNDILVGDIANPLQLLPFLNAPLTPTPPTPTIPNQLNFGNDTFVFTLGGNNGNDIIKDMNVGATSTATTTVTNVMDTLKFTDVKNVGAPVLDYHDVDAAVSFSNSGGHLKMSFAGGSVLFENINYANQHSVLDITPNVIVV
- a CDS encoding NHLP bacteriocin system secretion protein: MTDSSHENSHSKQLVESQPIFRDEALAYISTPNDVNKLIKVIGSGTWILIIVFVVAMVMGLGWLFWGSIPITIQGQGILIPKEGVFKSINSPEGFNTIKELNVKSGQYVEKDQVLVLLDNPEISKNIEVRSAYIADLRKKQEDLTKEAEISIKEKKINYEKQKKIIEDSDTSKVEFRNHLEHNLQKQRAMLEKGYASHQNVLDAESKLNALREDATRNKEKLVQLQKELMVDQENWDQKEREIALKLGDEERGLNDLKTRQETTKTIRSPITGRVTGIYHKVRDNVPANEPLLTVSQGDEDQLEALIYLNPLEGKEVKVGMKVYMIPTHLEKENVGYVQGEVMDVSPYPETVRSLMSTLQNEELVKKFTEASPPISARVKITKDPTKASKATIEQFKLTPGTWIYGRVIVERRSPFEIIIPEIKKTIEMTS
- the msrB gene encoding peptide-methionine (R)-S-oxide reductase MsrB, whose amino-acid sequence is MVAKLIIYLVILTGLFTMGMCSDVNNMTIRKDVDMTIDYMNKPDEFWKKHLKPEVYNICRQKGTEAPRSGKYDHFFEKGTYTCACCGGDHPLYSSETKFDSGTGWPSFWAPITPTSVIEKEDRGGLTGWAWPRTEVVCSRCGGHLGHVFDDGPKEHTGKRYCMNSVALTFVPDGKAPVHKLEEDSEEVKPKS
- a CDS encoding ATP-binding cassette domain-containing protein, translated to MKDQQGFPFSDPLFKAAPKLKEAMFPNLGAFSYEEALLACFEALAYMNNIHAKPSLDPFARTIEEAINRIADTCGFMTREVNVHNLNLSAESNPLLVFTAGTSMPGLIYYKDELPYIYEPESGKHDPLDAERMKHLDVMGFALYKKWPQESKTIISMAKMAVKETRAEWKRFILLQLAIGLLMLLQPYLSGVIFDDVVKLRQYSLIDQVFMGLLAAAIGGMAFKVVQNFTMIRFQVKSSAFLESALWNRVLSFPLNFFKIFRLGDLHDRLVAVDQVQKELTTSSMNALSQGVFSVVILGFITYYMPMLGLIVFLATLAFGAVSVYLIRRMINHHRSITQTNAKLLSFLFEAIRSVVKIKTSNAQKRVFQKWLNMEFSKTNHFLGAQYILVIYHILEFIFPLFIMVSIYFLMIGNTPLAPLKPALSIGKFIALQMAVGQYFGSLMGMLGVIDRLLHLIPHLERVRPILLERGEQDGPKKIQTLLTGKITFQNVSFHYDASGPLTLDNVSFTINPGEWVAIVGPSGAGKSTLIKLMLGLEKCNKGTILIDDIPIQNLDMPTTRSQIATVLQHTQLLPGSIYDNLRASNPNITEQEMESLLKLVAIHDDVVNMPMGLHTIIMGDGRTFSMGQRQRLVLARCLAKPISLILLDEATSALDNFSQDIILTTLKKLPITRITVAHRSSTIRSADRLIVLEKGKIVEHAQNPATYQLEQGQDVRLFPSEYPKG